Proteins encoded within one genomic window of Dyadobacter chenhuakuii:
- a CDS encoding M3 family oligoendopeptidase, with protein MTTDNIEILTRGQRGFIGEEFDLKKWEDVEPFFENLKNREINSAEDLQQWFLDRSEIESYLSENFAWRYIRQTCDTANTSLINALQFFITEIQPKLAEYGNALDKKVVDSPYLGELTEPGFEITVRGMKKAIEIFRDENIPLITEMQTEERRYGAIAGAMTVTLDGEEMTLQKAADRLQSTDRNIREEAWRAINGRRYDDHEQLDELLGKLVTLRDQVGKNAGFANYRDYMFAAMGRFDYTPEDCFNFHGSVKKAVVPMLDEMAANRKEALKVDALRPWDTKVDPQGLAPLKPFATGEELLNKTIRCFSRLDPFLGNCLTTMKNMKHLDLESRKGKAPGGYNYPLDEIGVPFIFMNATSNLRDMVTLLHEGGHAVHSLVTRNLKLNSFKHTPSEVAELASMSMELITMDYWDEFFENENDLKRAKIQHLESILETLPWVATVDKFQHWMYENPQHSAAERTDAWVRIYEEFTDHVMDWSGLEIYKKYLWQRQLHIYEVPFYYIEYGIAQLGAIGVWKNYRQDAAKGLKGYLDALKLGYTATIGEIYEAAGIPFDFSEQHITDLMQFVRNELAELKK; from the coding sequence ATGACAACGGATAATATTGAGATACTAACCCGGGGACAAAGGGGTTTTATAGGAGAAGAATTTGATTTGAAAAAATGGGAGGATGTCGAGCCTTTTTTCGAGAATCTGAAAAACAGGGAAATCAATTCTGCGGAGGATTTGCAGCAATGGTTTCTGGACCGCAGTGAAATAGAGTCCTATTTATCGGAAAACTTTGCATGGCGTTACATCAGGCAGACCTGCGACACGGCTAACACAAGCCTGATTAATGCATTGCAGTTTTTCATCACCGAAATTCAACCCAAACTGGCAGAGTATGGAAATGCTTTGGACAAAAAAGTGGTCGACAGCCCTTATCTGGGAGAATTAACAGAGCCTGGATTTGAAATTACAGTTCGTGGCATGAAAAAGGCCATCGAAATTTTCCGCGATGAGAACATTCCGCTGATCACCGAGATGCAGACCGAAGAGCGCCGTTACGGAGCTATTGCCGGCGCTATGACGGTGACCTTGGACGGTGAAGAAATGACTTTGCAAAAGGCAGCCGACCGTCTTCAATCCACAGACCGGAACATTCGCGAAGAAGCCTGGCGCGCCATCAACGGCAGACGCTATGACGACCACGAACAGCTGGACGAGCTGCTGGGTAAGCTGGTAACATTGCGTGATCAGGTTGGTAAAAATGCGGGTTTTGCTAATTATCGCGATTATATGTTCGCTGCCATGGGCCGGTTTGATTATACGCCGGAGGATTGCTTCAATTTCCACGGGTCGGTGAAAAAAGCTGTCGTTCCTATGCTCGATGAAATGGCGGCCAATAGAAAAGAAGCCCTGAAAGTAGATGCGCTTCGTCCGTGGGATACAAAAGTGGATCCGCAGGGACTGGCACCATTGAAACCGTTCGCAACAGGTGAGGAATTGCTGAATAAAACGATCCGCTGCTTTTCCAGGCTGGACCCGTTTCTGGGCAATTGCCTGACCACGATGAAGAACATGAAACATCTTGATCTGGAATCCAGGAAAGGAAAAGCGCCGGGTGGCTACAATTATCCGCTGGACGAGATTGGCGTTCCGTTTATTTTCATGAATGCGACTTCCAATTTGCGCGATATGGTAACATTGCTGCACGAAGGCGGCCATGCGGTGCATTCGCTGGTGACGCGGAATTTAAAGCTCAATTCATTCAAACATACGCCTTCCGAAGTGGCTGAGCTGGCTTCTATGTCGATGGAGCTGATCACGATGGATTACTGGGATGAGTTTTTCGAAAATGAAAACGATTTGAAACGAGCGAAAATCCAGCATTTGGAGTCCATCCTGGAAACCCTCCCGTGGGTGGCGACGGTGGATAAATTCCAGCATTGGATGTACGAAAATCCGCAACATTCGGCTGCTGAACGTACAGATGCCTGGGTTCGCATTTATGAAGAATTTACGGATCACGTGATGGATTGGAGCGGTCTTGAGATTTATAAAAAATACCTTTGGCAGCGTCAGCTACACATTTATGAGGTGCCTTTCTATTATATCGAATACGGCATTGCTCAGTTGGGAGCGATCGGCGTTTGGAAAAATTACCGGCAGGATGCTGCAAAAGGCCTCAAAGGTTATCTGGATGCGTTGAAGCTGGGTTATACGGCAACAATCGGTGAGATATATGAAGCTGCCGGCATTCCATTCGACTTCTCGGAGCAGCATATCACTGATCTGATGCAATTTGTCCGCAACGAACTGGCCGAACTAAAAAAGTAA
- a CDS encoding KilA-N domain-containing protein, whose protein sequence is MSKSTKLVVQNIEIGLVSINSEDYICLTDMVKAKDGDFFVSDWLRNVNTLEYLHAWEGMYNPNFNSGEFASIRSQSGINSFKISVKE, encoded by the coding sequence ATGTCAAAAAGCACCAAACTGGTTGTCCAAAACATTGAAATCGGACTAGTAAGTATTAATTCTGAGGACTATATATGTTTAACAGATATGGTAAAAGCTAAGGACGGAGACTTCTTTGTCAGCGACTGGCTCAGAAACGTTAATACACTTGAATATCTTCATGCCTGGGAAGGAATGTACAATCCAAATTTTAATTCTGGCGAATTCGCTTCAATTAGAAGCCAGTCAGGCATTAACTCCTTTAAAATTAGTGTCAAAGAATGA
- a CDS encoding cation:dicarboxylate symporter family transporter, with protein MKKLVTNLTFWVLTAITAGALMGHYFPEQAVQMEILGKGFISIVKVFINPIIFLTITLGIIGMGDLKKVGKVGAKALIYFEVVTTLALIVGVVVANVIRPGDGVVTSSLQKGDASAYTSKVQDFSWLQFFLDNVTLQVLLFSLVLGTVLSKYSGKEKVTEWLTFLSKYVFRALHLVMIFAPIGAFGGMAYTIGKYGIDTLLPLAKLMGTVYATMAVFIFGVLGLVMRTYKISLWSYLKYIREELLIVLGTSSSEAGLPSLMVKLERMGCSKPVVGLVVPAGYSFNLDGTTIYLSMATIFLAQVFDVHLTFGQILSLIGILMVTSKGAAGVTGSGFVVLASTLTAIKVIPVEGLALLLGVDRFMSEARAITNFIGNGVATIWLANNEKEFDRSKMEYAFANVNETENVITDNLTDTTQRKDSV; from the coding sequence TTGAAAAAGTTAGTCACTAATCTTACCTTCTGGGTTCTCACCGCCATAACGGCCGGTGCCTTAATGGGACATTATTTTCCGGAGCAGGCCGTGCAAATGGAGATTCTCGGAAAGGGATTTATTTCCATTGTCAAAGTATTTATCAACCCCATCATTTTCCTGACCATTACATTGGGGATCATTGGAATGGGTGATTTGAAAAAAGTTGGGAAAGTAGGTGCTAAGGCGCTGATTTACTTCGAAGTGGTAACAACGCTGGCGCTGATCGTGGGTGTTGTGGTGGCCAATGTGATCCGGCCCGGAGATGGCGTCGTAACCAGCAGTTTGCAGAAAGGCGACGCGTCTGCTTATACCAGTAAAGTGCAGGATTTCAGTTGGTTGCAATTTTTTCTGGATAATGTTACGCTTCAAGTCCTGTTGTTCTCATTGGTTTTGGGAACTGTTTTAAGTAAATATTCGGGTAAAGAAAAAGTCACAGAATGGCTTACTTTTTTGTCCAAATACGTTTTCCGCGCCCTGCACCTGGTGATGATTTTCGCCCCCATCGGCGCTTTCGGCGGAATGGCTTATACTATCGGAAAATATGGCATTGATACATTATTGCCGCTTGCCAAGCTCATGGGAACCGTTTACGCCACGATGGCCGTCTTTATCTTTGGCGTTCTGGGGCTGGTGATGCGAACTTACAAGATCAGTCTCTGGTCTTATTTGAAATACATTCGGGAAGAATTGCTGATTGTGCTCGGCACGTCTTCCTCGGAAGCCGGTTTGCCTTCATTAATGGTCAAATTAGAAAGAATGGGCTGTTCCAAACCAGTTGTAGGGCTGGTCGTTCCGGCAGGTTATTCCTTCAATCTCGACGGAACAACGATTTATCTTTCCATGGCGACGATCTTCCTCGCCCAGGTTTTCGATGTGCATCTCACATTTGGGCAAATCTTGTCATTGATCGGCATCCTGATGGTCACCTCCAAAGGCGCTGCGGGCGTCACGGGAAGCGGCTTCGTGGTGCTAGCGTCCACATTAACCGCCATTAAAGTGATTCCTGTCGAAGGCCTGGCGCTGCTCCTGGGTGTCGACCGCTTCATGTCCGAAGCCCGCGCCATCACGAATTTCATCGGAAACGGCGTCGCCACAATCTGGCTCGCCAACAACGAAAAAGAATTCGACCGCAGCAAAATGGAATACGCCTTCGCGAATGTTAACGAAACAGAAAACGTTATTACCGATAATTTGACCGATACAACGCAGCGGAAGGATTCGGTTTAA
- a CDS encoding adenosylcobalamin-dependent ribonucleoside-diphosphate reductase, with amino-acid sequence MESTKTTQTQQTYTTEEAYQASLQYFKGDDLAARVWVNKYALKDSYGAIYEATPDDMHRRIAKEIARIEAIYPNPLSEDEVFDLIKDFKYIIPQGSPMTGIGNPYQIASLSNCFVIGNNGASDSYGGIMKIDQEQVQLMKRRGGVGHDLSHIRPKGSPVKNSALTSTGIVPFMERFSNSTREVAQDGRRGALMLSVAIRHPDSEDFINAKLEQGKVTGANVSVRIDDEFMRAVESGETYKQQYPIKSTTPTHIKDIDATALWKKIVHNAWQSAEPGILFWDTIIRESVPDCYADLGYETVSTNPCGEIPLCPYDSCRLLAINLFSYVDKPFTSEASFNWDLFKKHVAAAQRMMDDIIDLELEKVDAILHKIDEDPEDEEVKRVERNLWLNIQTKAREGRRTGIGITAEGDMLAALGLRYGSDEGTEFAVEIHKTVALEAYRGSVKTAKERGAFSIFDSEREKNNPFILRLKEADAQLYYEMLEYGRRNIAMLTIAPTGTTSLMSQTTSGIEPVFLPVYKRRRKVNPGDKDVRVDFVDEVGDSWEEYVVFHHRFKEWMEINGHDISKNYAQKELDDLVKKSPYYKATSNDVDYLKKVKMQGAIQKWVDHSISVTINMPNDVTEELVGECYMEAWKAGCKGVTVYRDGSRSGVLIANTEKKEETVAGNVPFPTTRPQILEADVVRFQNKKDKWIAFVGLIDNQPYEIFTGLADDEDGILLPRWVNEGVIIKNREADGSSRYDFQYKNTRGYKTTIEGLSYKFNPEYWNYAKLISSTLRHGMQIEKVVDLISSLQLDESINTWKNGVARALKQYIPDGTEAKKQKCQNCNSTNLLYQEGCLTCKDCGSSKCG; translated from the coding sequence ATGGAATCTACCAAAACCACACAAACACAACAGACCTATACGACAGAAGAGGCGTACCAGGCTTCGCTTCAATACTTTAAAGGAGACGATCTGGCGGCGCGCGTTTGGGTTAATAAGTATGCGCTCAAAGATTCATACGGCGCCATATACGAAGCCACGCCCGACGACATGCACCGACGCATTGCGAAGGAAATTGCAAGGATAGAGGCCATTTACCCGAATCCATTAAGTGAAGACGAGGTTTTTGATCTGATCAAAGATTTCAAATACATTATTCCGCAGGGAAGTCCGATGACGGGCATTGGCAATCCTTATCAGATTGCATCCTTGTCAAACTGTTTTGTGATTGGTAACAATGGTGCGTCGGATTCTTACGGCGGCATTATGAAGATTGATCAGGAGCAGGTTCAGTTGATGAAAAGGCGCGGCGGTGTTGGCCATGACTTGTCGCACATTCGTCCGAAAGGATCGCCTGTTAAAAATTCTGCGCTTACCTCCACGGGCATTGTGCCCTTTATGGAACGCTTCTCGAATTCGACGAGAGAAGTGGCTCAGGACGGTCGCAGAGGGGCATTAATGCTGTCGGTGGCAATCAGGCATCCGGATTCTGAGGATTTCATTAATGCAAAATTGGAGCAGGGCAAAGTAACCGGCGCCAATGTTTCGGTCCGCATTGACGATGAATTTATGCGCGCTGTCGAATCCGGCGAAACTTACAAGCAACAATATCCGATCAAAAGCACAACGCCAACGCACATTAAGGACATTGATGCGACGGCTTTGTGGAAAAAAATTGTGCATAATGCCTGGCAATCGGCCGAGCCCGGGATTTTGTTCTGGGATACGATCATTCGCGAATCTGTGCCCGATTGCTATGCTGATTTGGGTTATGAAACGGTTTCTACCAATCCTTGCGGCGAAATTCCATTATGTCCTTACGATTCCTGCCGCCTGCTGGCGATTAATTTGTTCTCTTATGTGGACAAACCTTTTACGAGCGAGGCATCATTCAATTGGGATTTGTTCAAAAAACATGTTGCAGCCGCGCAGCGCATGATGGACGACATTATCGACCTCGAACTGGAAAAGGTGGATGCAATTCTTCACAAGATCGATGAGGATCCGGAAGACGAAGAGGTTAAAAGAGTGGAGCGCAACCTTTGGCTGAACATTCAAACCAAAGCAAGAGAAGGCAGAAGAACAGGAATCGGCATCACCGCAGAGGGCGATATGCTTGCCGCGCTGGGCCTGCGTTACGGAAGTGACGAAGGAACCGAATTTGCAGTCGAAATACATAAAACCGTTGCACTTGAAGCCTACCGTGGGTCTGTAAAGACAGCCAAAGAAAGAGGCGCCTTTTCTATTTTTGATTCAGAAAGAGAAAAAAATAATCCATTCATCCTAAGGCTGAAAGAAGCTGATGCGCAGCTTTATTACGAAATGCTGGAATATGGCCGTCGTAACATCGCTATGCTTACCATTGCGCCAACGGGAACAACGAGTTTAATGTCTCAGACGACGTCGGGCATCGAGCCGGTTTTCCTGCCCGTTTATAAGAGAAGAAGAAAAGTGAATCCGGGCGATAAGGACGTTCGTGTGGACTTTGTGGATGAGGTAGGCGATTCCTGGGAAGAATATGTCGTTTTCCACCATCGTTTCAAGGAATGGATGGAGATCAATGGCCATGATATCAGCAAAAATTACGCGCAGAAAGAGCTGGATGATCTTGTTAAAAAATCGCCTTACTACAAAGCCACGTCCAATGATGTGGATTATTTGAAAAAGGTAAAAATGCAGGGCGCTATCCAGAAATGGGTGGACCATTCTATCAGTGTAACCATTAACATGCCTAATGACGTGACCGAAGAGCTGGTAGGCGAATGTTATATGGAAGCCTGGAAGGCTGGCTGCAAAGGAGTTACAGTTTATCGCGACGGTTCAAGATCCGGCGTTTTGATTGCCAATACGGAGAAAAAGGAGGAAACTGTTGCCGGTAATGTGCCTTTCCCAACGACCAGGCCACAAATTCTGGAAGCTGATGTTGTCCGCTTCCAAAACAAAAAAGACAAATGGATTGCATTTGTAGGTTTGATCGATAACCAGCCTTATGAAATTTTCACCGGTCTTGCCGATGATGAAGATGGGATCCTTTTGCCAAGATGGGTTAATGAAGGCGTAATTATTAAGAATCGCGAAGCAGACGGCAGTTCGCGTTACGATTTTCAATATAAAAATACGCGTGGGTATAAAACTACGATTGAAGGGCTCTCGTATAAATTCAATCCCGAATACTGGAATTATGCGAAATTGATTTCCAGCACATTACGTCATGGAATGCAGATCGAAAAAGTCGTAGACCTGATCAGCAGCCTGCAATTGGACGAATCCATCAACACCTGGAAAAACGGCGTTGCACGTGCATTGAAACAATACATTCCGGACGGAACGGAAGCAAAAAAGCAGAAATGCCAGAATTGTAATTCTACGAATTTGCTGTATCAGGAAGGCTGCTTGACTTGCAAGGATTGCGGGTCTTCGAAGTGTGGGTGA
- the purB gene encoding adenylosuccinate lyase: protein MSLNQLTAISPVDGRYYKQVSELSAYFSEYALIYYRVYVEIEYFIALCEIPLPQLAEFDKKHYASLRKIYEDFSEDDALHIKDIEKVTNHDVKAVEYFIKEQFEKLGIESCQEFIHFGLTSQDINNTAIPLSLKDALERQIKPLFRQVLFVLKRMSIEWKNVPMLAFTHGQPASPTRVGKEFLVFVERLERQLEMLDKIPHSAKFGGATGNFNAHHVAYPKQDWMAFANHFVEGLGLKRSRHTTQIEHYDNLAATFDCLKRLNTILTDLNRDMWTYISMGYFKQKIKAGEVGSSAMPHKVNPIDFENSEGNLGLATALFEHFAAKLPVSRLQRDLTDSTVLRNIGVPLAHLAIALNSLMKGLGKVELNGEILKAELEDNWAVVSEAIQTILRRESYPKPYEALKELTRTNEKITHDSISRFIETLDVSEKIREELRALSPFNYLGVVEDTH, encoded by the coding sequence ATGTCATTAAACCAACTTACGGCTATCTCTCCTGTCGACGGCCGTTATTACAAGCAAGTATCCGAGCTTTCTGCTTATTTCTCCGAATATGCCCTAATTTATTACAGAGTTTATGTGGAGATCGAATACTTTATCGCTCTTTGTGAAATTCCATTGCCACAGTTAGCGGAGTTTGACAAGAAACATTATGCTTCCCTGCGCAAGATTTATGAGGATTTTAGTGAGGATGATGCGCTGCATATCAAAGACATAGAAAAAGTTACCAACCACGACGTTAAGGCCGTTGAATATTTTATAAAGGAACAATTCGAGAAACTCGGCATCGAGTCATGCCAGGAATTTATCCACTTCGGGCTTACATCGCAGGATATCAACAACACAGCCATACCGCTTTCCCTTAAAGACGCGCTCGAACGTCAGATCAAGCCATTGTTCCGTCAGGTCCTTTTTGTATTGAAAAGAATGTCGATCGAGTGGAAGAATGTGCCTATGCTGGCATTCACGCACGGGCAACCGGCCTCCCCTACACGCGTAGGAAAGGAGTTTCTGGTTTTTGTGGAAAGGCTGGAACGTCAGCTGGAAATGCTGGACAAAATTCCGCATTCGGCCAAATTCGGCGGAGCCACTGGAAACTTCAACGCACATCACGTGGCTTATCCGAAACAGGATTGGATGGCTTTTGCCAACCACTTTGTAGAAGGTTTGGGATTAAAAAGAAGCCGCCACACCACCCAAATCGAACATTACGATAACCTCGCCGCCACATTCGACTGCCTGAAGAGACTGAACACAATCCTGACCGACTTGAACCGGGATATGTGGACGTACATTTCAATGGGTTATTTCAAACAAAAAATCAAAGCAGGCGAAGTAGGATCCTCTGCCATGCCACATAAGGTTAACCCGATCGATTTCGAAAATTCAGAAGGAAACCTGGGATTAGCAACCGCATTATTTGAGCATTTCGCTGCAAAATTGCCCGTTTCCCGCCTGCAACGCGATCTTACGGATTCAACTGTCTTGAGAAATATTGGCGTGCCGTTGGCGCATTTGGCCATCGCATTGAACTCGTTGATGAAAGGCTTAGGCAAAGTTGAGCTGAACGGAGAAATCCTGAAAGCCGAACTGGAAGACAACTGGGCAGTAGTTTCGGAAGCGATCCAAACCATCCTGCGCCGCGAAAGCTATCCAAAACCTTACGAGGCATTGAAAGAGCTAACCAGAACAAATGAAAAAATCACCCACGATTCTATTTCCCGCTTTATTGAAACATTGGATGTTTCTGAGAAGATCAGGGAAGAGTTAAGGGCATTATCGCCGTTTAATTATCTGGGTGTTGTAGAGGACACGCATTAA
- a CDS encoding MIP/aquaporin family protein, producing the protein MQPSPFLGELIGTMVLILLGNGVVANVVLKQTKGENAGWIVITAGWGFAVMIGVFTANAFGSAAAHLNPAVTIGFAFLRQDYSLLASYIPAQLIGAFLGAVLVWLQYLPHWKATEDQGSKLACFATGPAIRSSGANFLSEFIATVILIVGIVAIGYAGTSDPEKGGIPSGFAPYLVGMLVWSIGLSLGGTTGYAINPVRDLGPRIAHAILPIPNKGSSDWSYGWVPVAGPVFGAIAGGLILRFFYF; encoded by the coding sequence ATGCAGCCTTCACCCTTTCTTGGAGAATTAATCGGAACAATGGTCCTTATTTTATTAGGTAACGGGGTCGTCGCCAATGTCGTTCTCAAACAAACCAAGGGAGAAAATGCGGGTTGGATTGTGATTACCGCAGGCTGGGGATTTGCAGTAATGATTGGGGTTTTTACGGCCAATGCTTTTGGCAGCGCGGCGGCCCATTTGAATCCCGCCGTTACCATTGGATTTGCGTTCTTGCGTCAGGATTACAGCTTGCTTGCAAGTTACATACCGGCGCAATTGATCGGCGCGTTTTTGGGTGCGGTGCTGGTTTGGCTTCAATATTTGCCACACTGGAAAGCCACTGAGGATCAGGGTTCTAAACTTGCCTGTTTTGCCACGGGTCCGGCTATCCGGTCGTCTGGTGCTAACTTTCTAAGTGAATTTATTGCGACTGTCATTCTAATCGTGGGCATTGTGGCCATTGGTTATGCCGGCACTTCGGATCCTGAAAAAGGTGGAATCCCTTCGGGTTTTGCGCCTTATTTAGTGGGAATGCTGGTTTGGAGCATTGGTTTGTCGCTAGGCGGCACCACAGGTTATGCCATTAATCCGGTAAGGGATCTGGGACCAAGGATTGCGCATGCCATTCTGCCCATTCCTAATAAAGGCAGTTCCGATTGGTCTTATGGCTGGGTTCCGGTCGCCGGCCCCGTTTTTGGAGCCATCGCCGGTGGTTTGATTCTTCGTTTCTTTTATTTTTAA